A single genomic interval of Neisseria leonii harbors:
- a CDS encoding DedA family protein — translation MLAFLEAFFTQYGYAAVFSVLLACGFGIPIPEDITLVAGGIISGLGYADVHMMVVVGMLGVLVGDGLMFTAGRIFGHKILNVRLIARVMTPKRYAQVQEKFDKYGNRVLFVARFLPGLRTPIYITAGISRKVSFLQFLLMDGLAALISVPVWVYLGNYGAENREWLMHRVHQFQYGLFALIGIGAAVLIWLWWKKRLRVRFFRTKIAELRAKRKHKS, via the coding sequence ATGTTAGCCTTTTTGGAAGCCTTCTTTACCCAATACGGATATGCTGCGGTGTTTTCCGTTTTGCTGGCCTGCGGTTTCGGCATACCGATACCCGAAGACATTACACTGGTGGCCGGCGGCATCATTTCGGGCTTGGGCTATGCCGATGTGCATATGATGGTGGTGGTCGGCATGTTGGGCGTTTTGGTGGGCGACGGCCTGATGTTTACCGCAGGCCGCATTTTCGGACACAAAATTTTGAATGTGCGCCTGATTGCCCGCGTGATGACTCCGAAACGTTATGCCCAAGTGCAGGAAAAATTCGACAAATACGGCAACCGCGTCCTGTTCGTCGCACGCTTTCTGCCCGGCCTGCGCACACCGATCTACATCACGGCAGGCATCAGCCGCAAAGTATCGTTTTTACAGTTTCTGCTGATGGACGGGCTGGCCGCTCTGATTTCGGTACCGGTGTGGGTGTATCTGGGCAACTACGGTGCGGAAAACCGCGAATGGCTGATGCACCGGGTACACCAATTCCAATACGGCCTCTTTGCCCTCATCGGCATCGGTGCGGCTGTTTTGATCTGGCTGTGGTGGAAAAAACGCCTGCGGGTCAGATTTTTCCGCACCAAAATCGCCGAACTGCGCGCCAAACGCAAACACAAATCCTGA
- a CDS encoding GNAT family N-acetyltransferase produces the protein MEHNEIHIRPAQREDSRGIWQLMRELAVFERYIDSFAITPEIVEQCGFDKNPPDFYCLVAVRQTEIVGIAVYYFLPFTAQNRPVVFLKELYVDSRCRGQKTGEKLMAALKAEAVRRNCMQIKWTVAPWNTDGQKFYARLGAEQNNDWLHYEWDTAAG, from the coding sequence ATGGAACACAACGAAATACACATCCGCCCCGCACAGCGGGAAGACAGCCGGGGAATCTGGCAGCTGATGCGCGAATTGGCAGTATTCGAGCGGTATATCGACAGCTTTGCCATAACGCCCGAGATTGTCGAACAATGCGGTTTCGATAAAAACCCGCCCGATTTTTACTGTCTGGTTGCCGTGCGGCAAACGGAAATTGTCGGCATCGCCGTGTACTATTTCCTGCCCTTTACCGCGCAAAACCGGCCGGTCGTATTTTTAAAAGAACTGTATGTGGACAGCCGCTGCCGGGGACAGAAAACCGGTGAGAAACTGATGGCCGCGCTGAAAGCGGAAGCCGTCCGCCGCAACTGTATGCAAATCAAATGGACGGTTGCGCCGTGGAACACGGACGGACAGAAATTTTATGCCCGATTGGGGGCGGAACAGAACAACGACTGGCTCCATTACGAATGGGATACAGCAGCGGGCTGA
- the glmM gene encoding phosphoglucosamine mutase — protein MSRKYFGTDGIRGEVGQFPITPDFVLKLGYAAGRVLVQHDSGHTPTVLIGKDTRISGYMLEAALVAGFTSAGVHVVQTGPLPTPGVAYLTRALRLSAGVMISASHNAFSDNGIKFFAEGGVKLSDAVELEIEAKLDEAMQTEPSPHLGRARRISGADDRYIEFCKSTFPSHMNLRGLKLVVDTANGAGYAVAPKVFHELGAEVVSIGNTPNGFNINEKCGATHTKTLQAAVLQNEADYGIALDGDGDRLMMVDKHGKAYDGDSLIYVIAKARTKQGLDFGGVVGTVMTNLAMELALEEKGIAFARAKVGDRYVLEQLAARGWQVGGEASGHILCMDKHNTGDGIISALQVLASLNILQQDLSAAVDWQPFPQTMINVRLQKGSDWQSASAAALAEVEQELAGGKGRVVLRASGTEPVVRVMVEARQADWAQSGAERIAQAIRHAQ, from the coding sequence ATGAGCAGAAAATATTTCGGCACCGACGGGATACGCGGCGAAGTGGGGCAATTTCCGATTACCCCCGATTTCGTCCTGAAACTCGGCTATGCCGCCGGCCGCGTACTGGTACAGCACGACAGCGGCCACACCCCCACCGTCCTCATCGGCAAAGACACCCGCATTTCGGGCTATATGCTCGAAGCCGCGCTGGTGGCCGGTTTTACCTCGGCGGGCGTTCATGTGGTGCAAACCGGCCCGCTGCCCACGCCCGGTGTGGCTTATCTGACCCGCGCGCTGCGCCTGTCGGCCGGCGTGATGATTTCCGCATCGCATAATGCCTTTTCCGACAACGGTATCAAATTTTTTGCCGAAGGCGGAGTCAAACTTTCCGATGCGGTCGAGCTGGAAATCGAAGCCAAACTCGACGAAGCCATGCAGACCGAACCCTCGCCGCATCTTGGGCGCGCCCGCCGCATCAGCGGTGCGGACGACCGCTACATCGAATTCTGCAAATCCACTTTCCCCAGCCATATGAATCTGCGCGGCTTGAAGCTGGTGGTCGATACCGCCAACGGTGCAGGCTATGCGGTGGCACCGAAAGTCTTTCACGAACTGGGGGCGGAAGTCGTTTCCATCGGCAACACGCCCAACGGCTTCAATATCAACGAAAAATGCGGTGCCACCCACACCAAAACCCTTCAAGCGGCCGTTTTACAGAACGAAGCCGATTACGGTATTGCGCTGGACGGCGACGGCGACCGCCTGATGATGGTGGACAAACACGGCAAAGCCTATGACGGCGACAGCCTGATTTATGTCATTGCCAAAGCCCGCACCAAACAGGGGCTGGATTTCGGCGGCGTGGTCGGCACCGTGATGACCAATCTGGCGATGGAGCTGGCCCTAGAAGAAAAAGGTATTGCCTTTGCCCGTGCCAAAGTGGGCGACCGCTATGTGCTGGAACAGTTGGCCGCACGCGGCTGGCAGGTGGGCGGCGAAGCCTCCGGCCATATTTTGTGCATGGACAAACACAACACCGGCGACGGCATTATTTCCGCGCTTCAAGTGCTGGCCTCGCTCAATATCCTGCAACAGGATTTGTCTGCCGCCGTCGATTGGCAGCCTTTCCCGCAAACCATGATTAATGTCCGCCTGCAAAAAGGCAGCGACTGGCAGAGTGCTTCGGCAGCCGCACTGGCAGAAGTCGAACAGGAACTCGCCGGAGGCAAAGGCCGTGTGGTGCTGCGCGCATCGGGTACCGAGCCGGTCGTGCGCGTGATGGTGGAAGCCCGTCAGGCCGACTGGGCGCAAAGCGGTGCCGAACGCATTGCCCAAGCCATACGCCATGCACAGTAG